The following proteins come from a genomic window of Nicotiana tomentosiformis chromosome 12, ASM39032v3, whole genome shotgun sequence:
- the LOC138902574 gene encoding uncharacterized protein: MFMREFVPQSLRDAWHAEFEQLCQDAMTVSEYAVRFSELSRHAPALVSTIRERVHRFIEGLNPSIRFSMARELETDIPYQQAMEITRRLEGMWAREREEREAKRPRDSGIYSDARAPIAACHGRIYVSSPVHSALPVPVVSWPLPGKADGWRGCEAYLAFVRDVSVNTPTVESVPIVREYPDIFPVDLLAIPPDRDIDFGIDLFSGTHPISILPYRMTPAELKELKEQLQELLDKGFIQPIVSPWGASVQFVKKNDGFMRIRIDYRQLNKVTVKNMYSLPHIDDLFDQL, encoded by the exons ATGTtcatgagggagtttgttccccaaagtcttagggatgcatggcacgcagagtttgagcagttgtgccaggatGCTATGACCGTATCGGAGTATGCGGTCCGGTTTAGcgagttgtccagacatgcacctgcattAGTTTCCACTATCAGAGAACGAGTTCATCGATTTATCGAGGGTCTCAACCctagtattagattcagcatggctcgtgaGTTGGAGACAGACATCCCATACCAACAGGCTATGGAGATCACTcgaagattggaaggtatgtgggctcgggagagagaggaaagggaggctaagaggcctcgagattctggcatatATAGTGATGCTCGTGCCCCAATTGCAGCGTGTCATGGTAGGATCTATGTGAGcagccctgttcattcagcacttccagttcCAGTGGTGTCCTGGCCACTCccag GCAAAGCAGATGGTTGGAGGGGGTGtgaggcatatctagcctttgtgagagatgttagtgttaatactcctaccgttgagtcagttccgatagtgagggAATATCCAGATATATTTCCAGTGGATCTTCTAGCCAtaccgcccgacagggatatcgatttcggtattgacttatTTTCGGGCACTCACcctatttctattctaccatatcgtatGACCCCAGCagagctgaaggagttaaaggagcagttacaagagttgcttgataagggattcattcagcCTATTGTGTCGCCGTGGGGTGCTTCCGTCcagtttgtgaagaagaatgatggattTATGCGCATACgtattgattatcgtcagctgaacaaggttacagtgaagaacatgtattcattaccacacattgatgacctatttgaccagttatag